One Salvelinus sp. IW2-2015 linkage group LG35, ASM291031v2, whole genome shotgun sequence DNA segment encodes these proteins:
- the LOC111958704 gene encoding LOW QUALITY PROTEIN: klotho-like (The sequence of the model RefSeq protein was modified relative to this genomic sequence to represent the inferred CDS: inserted 2 bases in 1 codon; deleted 1 base in 1 codon) encodes MVSITVNDLTQLNNAVGXMQLPRFMTFVLVISCELYRAVAGPGAGLKTWERFSKLDYPGDKAFLYDTFPDNFMWAVGTAAYQVEGAFEKDGKGLSIWDTFTRGGNRIATGDVGSDSYHNTQSDVRALKQLGVSHYRFSLSWSRIFPNGSRGSYNEIGTNYYRTLIRKLKEINVQPVITLYHWDLPDNLQRTFGGWSDPALVELFRDYADFCFQTFGDDVKYWITIDNPFLVAWNGYGTGKVAPGIKNDPDLPFRVGHNLIKAMLQRGNLYDRHYRRQQKGKVSMALASHWIKPXQDRLRACSACQWSWILVGWFARPLFIDGDYPPSMKHIPVPAACPPSIRHVARG; translated from the exons ATGGTTTCTATCACGGTAAATGACCTCACTCAACTTAATAACGCAGTCGGCGRGATGCAACTCCCTCGTTTCATGACGTTTGTTCTGGTCATTTCTTGTGAGTTGTACCGGGCAGTCGCGGGTCCGGGCGCTGGGTTGAAGACATGGGAGAGGTTTAGTAAATTGGACTATCCCGGTGACAAAGCTTTCCTCTACGACACCTTTCCTGACAACTTCATGTGGGCGGTTGGAACGGCAGCTTACCAGGTGGAGGGTGCGTTTGAGAAAGACGGGAAGGGCCTGTCCATTTGGGACACTTTTACGCGCGGCGGGAACCGGATAGCTACCGGGGACGTTGGCAGCGACAGCTACCATAACACCCAAAGCGACGTCCGCGCGCTCAAACAGCTCGGGGTCAGTCACTACCGCTTCTCGCTCTCGTGGTCGCGGATATTTCCAAACGGCAGCCGCGGTAGCTACAACGAGATCGGTACCAACTACTACCGGACGCTAATTCGGAAGCTGAAGGAGATCAACGTGCAGCCGGTGATCACGCTATATCACTGGGACTTACCTGACAACCTGCAGAGAACGTTCGGCGGGTGGAGCGACCCAGCGCTCGTGGAGCTTTTCCGTGATTATGCAGATTTCTGTTTCCAAACATTCGGTGATGATGTGAAGTATTGGATCACGATAGACAACCCGTTCCTGGTGGCGTGGAACGGCTACGGTACTGGAAAGGTGGCTCCGGGGATCAAGAATGACCCGGACCTGCCGTTTAGAGTGGGACACAACCTGatcaag gcCATGCTGCAGCGTGGCAACCTCTACGACCGCCACTACCGGCGCCAGCAG AAGGGGAAAGTTTCCATGGCGCTGGCCTCCCATTGGATCAAGCC GCAGGACCGACTGAGAGCCTGCAGCGCGTGTCAGTGGTCCTGGATTCTGGTTGGCTGGTTCGCCAGACCCCTCTTCATTGATGGAGACTACCCCCCCAGCATGAAGCACATACCTGTCCCAGCCGCCTGCCCTCCTTCCATCAGGCACGTAGCCCGGGGTTAG